A window of Pseudomonas monteilii contains these coding sequences:
- a CDS encoding flagellar biosynthetic protein FliR, whose protein sequence is MLELTDAQISTWVATLVLPLFRVVAVLMTMPILGTRMLPARIRLYLGVAITVAILPSLPPLPAVNPLGLDGLLLIAEQVIVGVMFGLSLQLLFQAFVIAGQIVAVQMGMAFASMVDPANGVNVTVISQFMTMLVSVLFLLMNGHLVLFEVLTESFTTLPVGHALSVTQFWELAGRLGWVMGAGLLLILPAITALLVVNVAFGVMTRAAPQLNIFSIGFPLTLVLGMLVFWVGLADILSHYQAVASEALLWLRDLARAR, encoded by the coding sequence ATGCTCGAGCTGACCGATGCGCAGATCTCCACCTGGGTGGCGACCCTGGTGCTGCCGCTGTTCCGGGTCGTGGCGGTGCTGATGACCATGCCCATCCTCGGCACGCGCATGTTGCCCGCGCGCATCCGGCTGTACCTGGGGGTGGCGATTACCGTCGCCATCCTGCCCTCGCTGCCGCCCTTGCCGGCGGTCAATCCGCTGGGTCTCGATGGCCTGCTGCTGATCGCCGAGCAGGTGATCGTCGGGGTCATGTTCGGGTTGTCCCTGCAGCTGCTGTTCCAGGCCTTCGTGATCGCCGGGCAGATCGTCGCCGTGCAGATGGGCATGGCGTTCGCGTCCATGGTCGACCCGGCCAACGGCGTCAACGTCACGGTGATCAGCCAGTTCATGACCATGTTGGTGAGCGTGCTCTTCCTGCTGATGAACGGCCACCTGGTGCTGTTCGAAGTGCTGACCGAGAGTTTCACCACGCTGCCGGTGGGCCATGCGCTGTCGGTGACGCAGTTCTGGGAGCTGGCCGGGCGGCTGGGCTGGGTCATGGGCGCCGGGCTGCTGCTGATCCTGCCGGCCATCACTGCGCTGCTGGTGGTCAACGTCGCCTTCGGCGTCATGACCCGGGCCGCGCCGCAGCTGAACATCTTCTCAATCGGCTTCCCGCTGACCCTGGTGCTGGGCATGCTGGTGTTCTGGGTCGGCCTGGCCGACATTCTGTCGCATTACCAGGCCGTGGCCAGCGAGGCCCTGCTGTGGTTGCGTGATCTGGCAAGGGCGCGCTGA
- a CDS encoding flagellar biosynthetic protein FliQ translates to MTPEIAVDLFRDALWLTTLLVAILVVPSLLVGLVVAMFQAATQINEQTLSFLPRLLVMLVTLIVTGPWLVQKFMEYITNLYTSIPQLIG, encoded by the coding sequence ATGACCCCGGAAATTGCCGTCGACCTGTTTCGCGATGCGCTGTGGCTGACCACGCTGCTGGTGGCCATCCTGGTGGTGCCGAGCCTGTTGGTCGGCCTGGTGGTGGCGATGTTCCAGGCCGCCACGCAGATCAACGAACAGACCTTGAGCTTCCTGCCACGCCTGCTGGTGATGCTGGTCACGCTGATCGTCACCGGGCCGTGGCTGGTGCAGAAGTTCATGGAGTACATCACCAACCTGTACACCAGCATCCCGCAGCTGATCGGTTGA
- a CDS encoding flagellar biosynthesis protein flip, with protein sequence MGAWRMLLTLALLLGAPLALAADPLSIPAITLANGPDGQQEYSVSLQILLIMTALSFIPAIVILMTSFTRIIIVFSILRQALGLQQTPSNQVLTGLALFLTFFIMAPVFDRVNQDALQPYLNEQLTAPQALDRAQGPIKEFMLAQTRQSDLDLFMRLSKRTDIASPDQAPLTILVPAFVTSELKTAFQIGFMIFIPFLIIDMVVASVLMAMGMMMLSPLIISLPFKIMLFVLVDGWALIMGTLASSFGGV encoded by the coding sequence ATGGGCGCATGGCGCATGCTGTTGACGTTGGCGCTGCTGCTCGGCGCGCCACTGGCCCTGGCGGCCGACCCGCTGTCGATCCCGGCGATCACCCTGGCCAATGGCCCGGACGGTCAGCAGGAGTATTCGGTCAGCCTGCAGATCCTGCTGATCATGACGGCGCTGAGCTTCATCCCGGCGATCGTCATCCTGATGACCAGCTTCACCCGGATCATCATCGTGTTCTCGATCCTGCGTCAGGCCCTGGGCCTGCAGCAGACGCCGTCGAACCAGGTGCTTACGGGCCTGGCGCTGTTCCTGACCTTCTTCATCATGGCGCCGGTGTTCGACAGGGTGAACCAGGACGCCTTGCAGCCGTACCTGAACGAACAGCTGACCGCCCCACAGGCCCTCGACCGCGCCCAGGGCCCGATCAAGGAGTTCATGCTGGCGCAGACGCGCCAGAGCGACCTGGACCTGTTCATGCGCCTGTCCAAGCGCACCGACATCGCCAGCCCCGACCAGGCGCCACTGACCATCCTGGTGCCGGCGTTCGTCACCTCGGAGCTCAAGACCGCGTTCCAGATCGGCTTCATGATCTTCATCCCGTTCCTGATCATCGACATGGTGGTGGCGAGCGTGCTGATGGCCATGGGCATGATGATGCTGTCGCCGCTGATCATCTCGTTGCCGTTCAAGATCATGCTGTTCGTGCTGGTCGACGGTTGGGCCCTGATCATGGGCACCCTGGCCAGCAGCTTCGGCGGCGTCTGA
- a CDS encoding flagellar assembly protein FliO: MRALVALGLAGVASLASAATVAPTGAAPGNLGGQVLQMVLGLLAVLGLIFVMAWLLRRVQGATPQRGQVIEILGSRTIGPRDRLLLVQVGKAQILLGHSPGTIEALHVLDEPVEVPASARQATPEFAQRLMELMGKDHKDKT; encoded by the coding sequence ATGCGTGCCCTGGTGGCCCTCGGCCTGGCAGGCGTCGCTTCCCTGGCCAGCGCGGCGACCGTCGCGCCGACCGGTGCGGCGCCCGGCAACCTCGGTGGCCAGGTGCTGCAGATGGTGCTCGGCCTGCTGGCGGTGCTCGGCCTGATCTTCGTGATGGCCTGGCTGCTGCGGCGGGTGCAGGGCGCCACGCCGCAGCGCGGGCAGGTGATCGAGATCCTCGGCAGCCGCACCATCGGCCCGCGTGATCGGTTGCTGCTGGTGCAGGTGGGCAAGGCGCAGATCCTGCTGGGGCACAGCCCTGGCACGATCGAGGCGCTGCACGTGCTGGACGAACCGGTGGAGGTGCCGGCCAGCGCGCGTCAGGCCACGCCGGAATTCGCTCAGCGCCTCATGGAGCTGATGGGCAAGGACCACAAGGACAAGACGTGA
- the fliN gene encoding flagellar motor switch protein (One of three proteins involved in switching the direction of the flagellar rotation): MANENEIPSVDDQALADEWAAALQETGDAGQADIDALLAADAGRSASAGAGRLPMEEFASSPRPKENVNLEGPNLDVILDIPVNISMEVGSTEISIRNLLQLNQGSVIELDRLAGEPLDVLVNGTLIAHGEVVVVNEKFGIRLTDVISPSERIRKLR, translated from the coding sequence ATGGCCAACGAAAACGAAATCCCCTCCGTCGACGACCAGGCCCTGGCCGACGAATGGGCCGCTGCCCTGCAGGAGACCGGTGACGCCGGTCAGGCCGACATCGACGCCTTGCTCGCTGCCGATGCCGGCCGTTCGGCCTCCGCCGGCGCCGGCCGCCTGCCGATGGAAGAGTTCGCCAGCTCGCCGCGGCCCAAGGAGAACGTCAACCTGGAAGGCCCGAACCTGGACGTGATCCTGGACATCCCGGTGAACATCTCCATGGAAGTGGGCAGCACCGAGATCAGCATCCGCAACCTGCTGCAGCTCAACCAGGGCTCGGTGATCGAGCTCGACCGCCTGGCCGGCGAGCCGCTGGACGTGCTGGTCAACGGAACCCTGATCGCCCATGGCGAGGTGGTGGTGGTCAACGAGAAGTTCGGCATCCGCCTGACCGACGTGATCAGCCCCAGCGAGCGCATTCGGAAGCTGCGCTGA